In Dermochelys coriacea isolate rDerCor1 chromosome 10, rDerCor1.pri.v4, whole genome shotgun sequence, one DNA window encodes the following:
- the TOP3A gene encoding DNA topoisomerase 3-alpha isoform X3, protein MFGQNVTVAMTSVSGHLLAHDFKMPFRKWHSCNPLVLFEAEIEKYCPENFVDIKKTLEREARQCQALVIWTDCDREGENIGFEIIHVCKAVKPRLQVFRARFSEITPRAIRGACENLVQPDQNISDAVDVRQELDLRIGAAFTRFQTLRLQKLFPDVLAEQLISYGSCQFPTLGFVVERFKAIQAFVPEAFYKIKVTHEHEDGMVDFNWKRNRLFNHTACLVLYHMCMEDPVATVIEIGSKPKSKWRPLALDTVELEKLASRKLKINAKETMKIAEKLYTQGYISYPRTETNIFPKDLNLTSLVQQQTQDPNWGAFAQGILDRGGPTPRNGTKSDQAHPPIHPTKHTCNLQGNEQRLYEFIVRHFLACCSQDAKGQETTVVIDIANERFVAHGLMILARNYLDVYPYERWSDKVLPVYQRGSRFQPTTVEMVDGETSPPQLLTEADLISLMEKHGIGTDATHAEHIETIKSRMYVGLTPDQRFLPGHLGMGLVEGYDSMGYEMSKPDLRAELEADLKLICEGKKDKFVVLRQQIEKYQKVFTEAVAKANKLDQALSQYFGEVTALAQQEEIYPAMPVSIRKCPQCNSDMVLKSKKNGGFYLGCMNYPNCKAAVWFPESVLEVSKDDSVCAVCKPHPVHRLKFKFKRGSVPPLLPLEFVGCIGGCDEMLREILDLKYLQGPSRPVQSVNPPANYLQVNQSLNRMASYENGHVRPTTNPGVARAPRAASHPAPAAAENNAVVCNCREEAALLTVRKEGPNQGRQFYKCSAGSCNFFLWADQQSDDGNSVTHRSFAAPPDSLGERPPGSFGSLGGGRGLGRYGSNDFDSGGGGGGTMCKCNQPAITRTVQKEGPNKGRQFHTCPKPREQQCGFFQWVDENVAPGTARAFSSNQFRSEGHLRGSGSKAKRPSNLSSEKGPTPKRQRTCGICHQLGHTRKTCPQDH, encoded by the exons ATGTTTGGCCAG AATGTTACTGTGGCGATGACCTCTGTTTCGGGACATTTGCTGGCTCATGACTTTAAGATGCCATTTCGCAAATG GCATAGCTGCAACCCACTTGTACTCTTTGAAGCTGAAATTGAGAAATACTGCCCTGAAAACTTTGTGGATATTAAG AAAACCCTAGAACGAGAAGCCCGGCAGTGCCAGGCTCTGGTGATCTGGACCGACTGCGATCGAGAAGGAGAGAACATTGGTTTTGAGATAATCCATGTTTGCAAAGCTG TGAAGCCAAGACTTCAGGTGTTCCGAGCCCGCTTTTCCGAGATCACTCCTCGTGCCATAAGAGGAGCCTGCGAGAATCTTGTCCAACCTGATCAGAACATTAGCGATGCTGTGGATGTCAGACAGGAGCTGGACCTTAGGATAG gtgcTGCATTCACCAGATTCCAGACCCTAAGGCTCCAGAAGCTCTTTCCCGACGTTTTAGCCGAGCAGTtgatcagctatggtagctgtcAGTTCCCAACTCTGGGATTTGTGGTAGAAAGATTTAAAGCCATCCAGGCCTTTGTTCCCGAAGCCTTCTATAAAATTAAAG TGACCCATGAACATGAGGACGGCATGGTAGACTTCAACTGGAAGAGGAACCGACTCTTTAACCACACAGCATGCCTTGTCCTCTACCACATGTGTATGGAG GATCCAGTGGCCACTGTTATCGAGATTGGGAGCAAACCGAAGAGCAAATGGAGGCCCCTGGCACTAGACACTGTG GAACTTGAGAAGCTGGCTTCCCGCAAGCTAAAAATAAATGCCAAAGAAACTATGAAAATAGCAGAAAAGCTCTACACTCAAGG gTACATAAGCTATCCCCGAACTGAGACCAACATTTTCCCCAAAGACCTAAACCTCACCTCTTTGGTACAACAGCAGACCCAAGACCCCAACTGGGGAGCCTTTGCACAGGGGATTCTAGACCGGGGTGGGCCAACCCCTCGGAATGGGACCAAATCCGATCAGGCTCACCCTCCCATTCACCCCACTAAACATACATGTAACCTGCAG GGGAATGAACAGCGACTATATGAGTTCATTGTGCGTCACTTTTTGGCTTGCTGCTCCCAGGATGCTAAGGGACAAGAAACAACTGTGGTGATTGACATTGCTAATGAGCGATTTGTTGCTCATGGGCTAATGATCCTGGCCAGAAACTATCTGGATGTCTATCCTTATGAGAGGTGGAGTGACAAG GTTCTCCCAGTGTATCAGAGGGGGTCTCGCTTTCAGCCCACCACAGTGGAGATGGTGGATGGGGAGACCAGCCCACCCCAACTCCTCACGGAAGCTGATCTCATATCACTCATGGAGAAACATGGCATTG GGACTGATGCCACTCACGCCGAGCACATCGAGACCATCAAGTCACGGATGTACGTGGGGCTTACTCCAGATCAGAGGTTCCTTCCGGGGCACTTGGGCATGGGGCTGGTAGAAG GCTACGATTCCATGGGCTACGAGATGTCAAAACCTGACCTTCGAGCTGAGCTGGAGGCTGATCTGAAGCTGATTTGTGAGGGGAAAAAGGACAAATTTGTAGTGCTGAGGCAGCAGATTGAGAAGTACCAGAAAGTCTTCACTGAAGCCGTGGCCAAAGCCAACAA GTTGGATCAAGCTTTGTCTCAGTATTTTGGAGAAGTAACGGCACTTGCGCAGCAAGAGGAGATCTATCCAGCAATGCCCGTTTCCATTCGGAAATGTCCACAGTGCAACAGTGACATGGTCCTGAAGAGCAAGAAGAATGGCGG CTTTTATCTGGGCTGCATGAACTATCCTAACTGTAAAGCAGCTGTGTGGTTTCCTGAATCTGTGCTGGAAGTCAGCAAGGATGACAGTGTTTGCGCTGTGTGTAAACCCCATCCGGTTCATAG gctgaaatttaaGTTCAAGCGAGGTAGTGTCCCACCCCTGCTGCCACTGGAATTTGTTGGCTGTATTGGAGGTTGCGATGAGATGTTGAGAGAGATCTTGGACCTGAAATATTTACAAGGACCATCCAGACCGGTACAGTCAGTCAACCCGCCAGCTAACTACCTACAAGTCAACCAGTCCCTTAACCGCATGGCCAGTTATGAGAATGGTCACGTGAGGCCTACCACAAACCCTGGTGTAGCAAGGGCACCCAGAGCTGCTAGTcatccagctcctgctgctgctgagaacAATGCAGTGGTGTGCAACTGTAGGGAGGAGGCAGCATTGCTCACGGTGCGTAAAGAAGGGCCAAACCAGGGCAGGCAGTTCTATAAATGCAGTGCCGGCAGCTGCAACTTCTTCCTCTGGGCCGATCAACAATCAGATGATGGAAACAGCGTAACCCACAGGAGCTTTGCTGCACCCCCTGATTCCTTGGGTGAGAGGCCTCCAGGAAGTTTCGGGAGccttggaggaggaagaggtctGGGCCGCTATGGAAGCAACGATTTTGACTCGGGAGGAGGGGGCGGTGGCACGATGTGTAAGTGCAATCAGCCGGCCATCACACGCACCGTTCAAAAGGAGGGACCCAATAAAGGGCGTCAGTTCCACACGTGCCCAAAGCCGAGAGAGCAGCAGTGCGGCTTCTTCCAGTGGGTGGATGAAAACGTGGCCCCAG gAACTGCTAGAGCCTTCTCTTCAAACCAATTCAGGAGCGAAGGGCACTTAAGAGGGTCAGGAAGCAAAGCTAAAAGACCAAGTAATCTCTCTTCTGAAAAAGGACCTACTCCCAAGAGACAACGGACGTGTGGCATTTGCCACCAGCTTGGTCACACCAGGAAGACATGTCCTCAGGACCACTGA
- the TOP3A gene encoding DNA topoisomerase 3-alpha isoform X2 — MNFQARLFARCGVRLLSQSWSLFSQAAEDMTFGKIQKVLCVAEKNDAARGIADILSNSRMRRNVTVAMTSVSGHLLAHDFKMPFRKWHSCNPLVLFEAEIEKYCPENFVDIKKTLEREARQCQALVIWTDCDREGENIGFEIIHVCKAVKPRLQVFRARFSEITPRAIRGACENLVQPDQNISDAVDVRQELDLRIGAAFTRFQTLRLQKLFPDVLAEQLISYGSCQFPTLGFVVERFKAIQAFVPEAFYKIKVTHEHEDGMVDFNWKRNRLFNHTACLVLYHMCMEDPVATVIEIGSKPKSKWRPLALDTVELEKLASRKLKINAKETMKIAEKLYTQGYISYPRTETNIFPKDLNLTSLVQQQTQDPNWGAFAQGILDRGGPTPRNGTKSDQAHPPIHPTKHTCNLQGNEQRLYEFIVRHFLACCSQDAKGQETTVVIDIANERFVAHGLMILARNYLDVYPYERWSDKVLPVYQRGSRFQPTTVEMVDGETSPPQLLTEADLISLMEKHGIGTDATHAEHIETIKSRMYVGLTPDQRFLPGHLGMGLVEGYDSMGYEMSKPDLRAELEADLKLICEGKKDKFVVLRQQIEKYQKVFTEAVAKANKLDQALSQYFGEVTALAQQEEIYPAMPVSIRKCPQCNSDMVLKSKKNGGFYLGCMNYPNCKAAVWFPESVLEVSKDDSVCAVCKPHPVHRLKFKFKRGSVPPLLPLEFVGCIGGCDEMLREILDLKYLQGPSRPVQSVNPPANYLQVNQSLNRMASYENGHVRPTTNPGVARAPRAASHPAPAAAENNAVVCNCREEAALLTVRKEGPNQGRQFYKCSAGSCNFFLWADQQSDDGNSVTHRSFAAPPDSLGERPPGSFGSLGGGRGLGRYGSNDFDSGGGGGGTMCKCNQPAITRTVQKEGPNKGRQFHTCPKPREQQCGFFQWVDENVAPGTARAFSSNQFRSEGHLRGSGSKAKRPSNLSSEKGPTPKRQRTCGICHQLGHTRKTCPQDH; from the exons ATGAACTTTCAGGCCAGGCTTTTTGCCCGCTGTGGGGTCAGGTTGTTGTCTCAGTCCTGGAGTCTCTtctcccaggctgcagaggaTATGACATTCGGAAAGATTCAGAAGGTCCTCTGTGTAGCAGAGAAAAATGATGCTGCCAGAGGAATTGCAGATATTCTCTCCAATAGCAGAATGAGGCGG AATGTTACTGTGGCGATGACCTCTGTTTCGGGACATTTGCTGGCTCATGACTTTAAGATGCCATTTCGCAAATG GCATAGCTGCAACCCACTTGTACTCTTTGAAGCTGAAATTGAGAAATACTGCCCTGAAAACTTTGTGGATATTAAG AAAACCCTAGAACGAGAAGCCCGGCAGTGCCAGGCTCTGGTGATCTGGACCGACTGCGATCGAGAAGGAGAGAACATTGGTTTTGAGATAATCCATGTTTGCAAAGCTG TGAAGCCAAGACTTCAGGTGTTCCGAGCCCGCTTTTCCGAGATCACTCCTCGTGCCATAAGAGGAGCCTGCGAGAATCTTGTCCAACCTGATCAGAACATTAGCGATGCTGTGGATGTCAGACAGGAGCTGGACCTTAGGATAG gtgcTGCATTCACCAGATTCCAGACCCTAAGGCTCCAGAAGCTCTTTCCCGACGTTTTAGCCGAGCAGTtgatcagctatggtagctgtcAGTTCCCAACTCTGGGATTTGTGGTAGAAAGATTTAAAGCCATCCAGGCCTTTGTTCCCGAAGCCTTCTATAAAATTAAAG TGACCCATGAACATGAGGACGGCATGGTAGACTTCAACTGGAAGAGGAACCGACTCTTTAACCACACAGCATGCCTTGTCCTCTACCACATGTGTATGGAG GATCCAGTGGCCACTGTTATCGAGATTGGGAGCAAACCGAAGAGCAAATGGAGGCCCCTGGCACTAGACACTGTG GAACTTGAGAAGCTGGCTTCCCGCAAGCTAAAAATAAATGCCAAAGAAACTATGAAAATAGCAGAAAAGCTCTACACTCAAGG gTACATAAGCTATCCCCGAACTGAGACCAACATTTTCCCCAAAGACCTAAACCTCACCTCTTTGGTACAACAGCAGACCCAAGACCCCAACTGGGGAGCCTTTGCACAGGGGATTCTAGACCGGGGTGGGCCAACCCCTCGGAATGGGACCAAATCCGATCAGGCTCACCCTCCCATTCACCCCACTAAACATACATGTAACCTGCAG GGGAATGAACAGCGACTATATGAGTTCATTGTGCGTCACTTTTTGGCTTGCTGCTCCCAGGATGCTAAGGGACAAGAAACAACTGTGGTGATTGACATTGCTAATGAGCGATTTGTTGCTCATGGGCTAATGATCCTGGCCAGAAACTATCTGGATGTCTATCCTTATGAGAGGTGGAGTGACAAG GTTCTCCCAGTGTATCAGAGGGGGTCTCGCTTTCAGCCCACCACAGTGGAGATGGTGGATGGGGAGACCAGCCCACCCCAACTCCTCACGGAAGCTGATCTCATATCACTCATGGAGAAACATGGCATTG GGACTGATGCCACTCACGCCGAGCACATCGAGACCATCAAGTCACGGATGTACGTGGGGCTTACTCCAGATCAGAGGTTCCTTCCGGGGCACTTGGGCATGGGGCTGGTAGAAG GCTACGATTCCATGGGCTACGAGATGTCAAAACCTGACCTTCGAGCTGAGCTGGAGGCTGATCTGAAGCTGATTTGTGAGGGGAAAAAGGACAAATTTGTAGTGCTGAGGCAGCAGATTGAGAAGTACCAGAAAGTCTTCACTGAAGCCGTGGCCAAAGCCAACAA GTTGGATCAAGCTTTGTCTCAGTATTTTGGAGAAGTAACGGCACTTGCGCAGCAAGAGGAGATCTATCCAGCAATGCCCGTTTCCATTCGGAAATGTCCACAGTGCAACAGTGACATGGTCCTGAAGAGCAAGAAGAATGGCGG CTTTTATCTGGGCTGCATGAACTATCCTAACTGTAAAGCAGCTGTGTGGTTTCCTGAATCTGTGCTGGAAGTCAGCAAGGATGACAGTGTTTGCGCTGTGTGTAAACCCCATCCGGTTCATAG gctgaaatttaaGTTCAAGCGAGGTAGTGTCCCACCCCTGCTGCCACTGGAATTTGTTGGCTGTATTGGAGGTTGCGATGAGATGTTGAGAGAGATCTTGGACCTGAAATATTTACAAGGACCATCCAGACCGGTACAGTCAGTCAACCCGCCAGCTAACTACCTACAAGTCAACCAGTCCCTTAACCGCATGGCCAGTTATGAGAATGGTCACGTGAGGCCTACCACAAACCCTGGTGTAGCAAGGGCACCCAGAGCTGCTAGTcatccagctcctgctgctgctgagaacAATGCAGTGGTGTGCAACTGTAGGGAGGAGGCAGCATTGCTCACGGTGCGTAAAGAAGGGCCAAACCAGGGCAGGCAGTTCTATAAATGCAGTGCCGGCAGCTGCAACTTCTTCCTCTGGGCCGATCAACAATCAGATGATGGAAACAGCGTAACCCACAGGAGCTTTGCTGCACCCCCTGATTCCTTGGGTGAGAGGCCTCCAGGAAGTTTCGGGAGccttggaggaggaagaggtctGGGCCGCTATGGAAGCAACGATTTTGACTCGGGAGGAGGGGGCGGTGGCACGATGTGTAAGTGCAATCAGCCGGCCATCACACGCACCGTTCAAAAGGAGGGACCCAATAAAGGGCGTCAGTTCCACACGTGCCCAAAGCCGAGAGAGCAGCAGTGCGGCTTCTTCCAGTGGGTGGATGAAAACGTGGCCCCAG gAACTGCTAGAGCCTTCTCTTCAAACCAATTCAGGAGCGAAGGGCACTTAAGAGGGTCAGGAAGCAAAGCTAAAAGACCAAGTAATCTCTCTTCTGAAAAAGGACCTACTCCCAAGAGACAACGGACGTGTGGCATTTGCCACCAGCTTGGTCACACCAGGAAGACATGTCCTCAGGACCACTGA
- the TOP3A gene encoding DNA topoisomerase 3-alpha isoform X1 yields the protein MNFQARLFARCGVRLLSQSWSLFSQAAEDMTFGKIQKVLCVAEKNDAARGIADILSNSRMRRREGFSKFNKIYEYDYHMFGQNVTVAMTSVSGHLLAHDFKMPFRKWHSCNPLVLFEAEIEKYCPENFVDIKKTLEREARQCQALVIWTDCDREGENIGFEIIHVCKAVKPRLQVFRARFSEITPRAIRGACENLVQPDQNISDAVDVRQELDLRIGAAFTRFQTLRLQKLFPDVLAEQLISYGSCQFPTLGFVVERFKAIQAFVPEAFYKIKVTHEHEDGMVDFNWKRNRLFNHTACLVLYHMCMEDPVATVIEIGSKPKSKWRPLALDTVELEKLASRKLKINAKETMKIAEKLYTQGYISYPRTETNIFPKDLNLTSLVQQQTQDPNWGAFAQGILDRGGPTPRNGTKSDQAHPPIHPTKHTCNLQGNEQRLYEFIVRHFLACCSQDAKGQETTVVIDIANERFVAHGLMILARNYLDVYPYERWSDKVLPVYQRGSRFQPTTVEMVDGETSPPQLLTEADLISLMEKHGIGTDATHAEHIETIKSRMYVGLTPDQRFLPGHLGMGLVEGYDSMGYEMSKPDLRAELEADLKLICEGKKDKFVVLRQQIEKYQKVFTEAVAKANKLDQALSQYFGEVTALAQQEEIYPAMPVSIRKCPQCNSDMVLKSKKNGGFYLGCMNYPNCKAAVWFPESVLEVSKDDSVCAVCKPHPVHRLKFKFKRGSVPPLLPLEFVGCIGGCDEMLREILDLKYLQGPSRPVQSVNPPANYLQVNQSLNRMASYENGHVRPTTNPGVARAPRAASHPAPAAAENNAVVCNCREEAALLTVRKEGPNQGRQFYKCSAGSCNFFLWADQQSDDGNSVTHRSFAAPPDSLGERPPGSFGSLGGGRGLGRYGSNDFDSGGGGGGTMCKCNQPAITRTVQKEGPNKGRQFHTCPKPREQQCGFFQWVDENVAPGTARAFSSNQFRSEGHLRGSGSKAKRPSNLSSEKGPTPKRQRTCGICHQLGHTRKTCPQDH from the exons ATGAACTTTCAGGCCAGGCTTTTTGCCCGCTGTGGGGTCAGGTTGTTGTCTCAGTCCTGGAGTCTCTtctcccaggctgcagaggaTATGACATTCGGAAAGATTCAGAAGGTCCTCTGTGTAGCAGAGAAAAATGATGCTGCCAGAGGAATTGCAGATATTCTCTCCAATAGCAGAATGAGGCGG AGAGAAGGGTTTTCCAAATTCAACAAGATCTATGAATATGACTATCATATGTTTGGCCAG AATGTTACTGTGGCGATGACCTCTGTTTCGGGACATTTGCTGGCTCATGACTTTAAGATGCCATTTCGCAAATG GCATAGCTGCAACCCACTTGTACTCTTTGAAGCTGAAATTGAGAAATACTGCCCTGAAAACTTTGTGGATATTAAG AAAACCCTAGAACGAGAAGCCCGGCAGTGCCAGGCTCTGGTGATCTGGACCGACTGCGATCGAGAAGGAGAGAACATTGGTTTTGAGATAATCCATGTTTGCAAAGCTG TGAAGCCAAGACTTCAGGTGTTCCGAGCCCGCTTTTCCGAGATCACTCCTCGTGCCATAAGAGGAGCCTGCGAGAATCTTGTCCAACCTGATCAGAACATTAGCGATGCTGTGGATGTCAGACAGGAGCTGGACCTTAGGATAG gtgcTGCATTCACCAGATTCCAGACCCTAAGGCTCCAGAAGCTCTTTCCCGACGTTTTAGCCGAGCAGTtgatcagctatggtagctgtcAGTTCCCAACTCTGGGATTTGTGGTAGAAAGATTTAAAGCCATCCAGGCCTTTGTTCCCGAAGCCTTCTATAAAATTAAAG TGACCCATGAACATGAGGACGGCATGGTAGACTTCAACTGGAAGAGGAACCGACTCTTTAACCACACAGCATGCCTTGTCCTCTACCACATGTGTATGGAG GATCCAGTGGCCACTGTTATCGAGATTGGGAGCAAACCGAAGAGCAAATGGAGGCCCCTGGCACTAGACACTGTG GAACTTGAGAAGCTGGCTTCCCGCAAGCTAAAAATAAATGCCAAAGAAACTATGAAAATAGCAGAAAAGCTCTACACTCAAGG gTACATAAGCTATCCCCGAACTGAGACCAACATTTTCCCCAAAGACCTAAACCTCACCTCTTTGGTACAACAGCAGACCCAAGACCCCAACTGGGGAGCCTTTGCACAGGGGATTCTAGACCGGGGTGGGCCAACCCCTCGGAATGGGACCAAATCCGATCAGGCTCACCCTCCCATTCACCCCACTAAACATACATGTAACCTGCAG GGGAATGAACAGCGACTATATGAGTTCATTGTGCGTCACTTTTTGGCTTGCTGCTCCCAGGATGCTAAGGGACAAGAAACAACTGTGGTGATTGACATTGCTAATGAGCGATTTGTTGCTCATGGGCTAATGATCCTGGCCAGAAACTATCTGGATGTCTATCCTTATGAGAGGTGGAGTGACAAG GTTCTCCCAGTGTATCAGAGGGGGTCTCGCTTTCAGCCCACCACAGTGGAGATGGTGGATGGGGAGACCAGCCCACCCCAACTCCTCACGGAAGCTGATCTCATATCACTCATGGAGAAACATGGCATTG GGACTGATGCCACTCACGCCGAGCACATCGAGACCATCAAGTCACGGATGTACGTGGGGCTTACTCCAGATCAGAGGTTCCTTCCGGGGCACTTGGGCATGGGGCTGGTAGAAG GCTACGATTCCATGGGCTACGAGATGTCAAAACCTGACCTTCGAGCTGAGCTGGAGGCTGATCTGAAGCTGATTTGTGAGGGGAAAAAGGACAAATTTGTAGTGCTGAGGCAGCAGATTGAGAAGTACCAGAAAGTCTTCACTGAAGCCGTGGCCAAAGCCAACAA GTTGGATCAAGCTTTGTCTCAGTATTTTGGAGAAGTAACGGCACTTGCGCAGCAAGAGGAGATCTATCCAGCAATGCCCGTTTCCATTCGGAAATGTCCACAGTGCAACAGTGACATGGTCCTGAAGAGCAAGAAGAATGGCGG CTTTTATCTGGGCTGCATGAACTATCCTAACTGTAAAGCAGCTGTGTGGTTTCCTGAATCTGTGCTGGAAGTCAGCAAGGATGACAGTGTTTGCGCTGTGTGTAAACCCCATCCGGTTCATAG gctgaaatttaaGTTCAAGCGAGGTAGTGTCCCACCCCTGCTGCCACTGGAATTTGTTGGCTGTATTGGAGGTTGCGATGAGATGTTGAGAGAGATCTTGGACCTGAAATATTTACAAGGACCATCCAGACCGGTACAGTCAGTCAACCCGCCAGCTAACTACCTACAAGTCAACCAGTCCCTTAACCGCATGGCCAGTTATGAGAATGGTCACGTGAGGCCTACCACAAACCCTGGTGTAGCAAGGGCACCCAGAGCTGCTAGTcatccagctcctgctgctgctgagaacAATGCAGTGGTGTGCAACTGTAGGGAGGAGGCAGCATTGCTCACGGTGCGTAAAGAAGGGCCAAACCAGGGCAGGCAGTTCTATAAATGCAGTGCCGGCAGCTGCAACTTCTTCCTCTGGGCCGATCAACAATCAGATGATGGAAACAGCGTAACCCACAGGAGCTTTGCTGCACCCCCTGATTCCTTGGGTGAGAGGCCTCCAGGAAGTTTCGGGAGccttggaggaggaagaggtctGGGCCGCTATGGAAGCAACGATTTTGACTCGGGAGGAGGGGGCGGTGGCACGATGTGTAAGTGCAATCAGCCGGCCATCACACGCACCGTTCAAAAGGAGGGACCCAATAAAGGGCGTCAGTTCCACACGTGCCCAAAGCCGAGAGAGCAGCAGTGCGGCTTCTTCCAGTGGGTGGATGAAAACGTGGCCCCAG gAACTGCTAGAGCCTTCTCTTCAAACCAATTCAGGAGCGAAGGGCACTTAAGAGGGTCAGGAAGCAAAGCTAAAAGACCAAGTAATCTCTCTTCTGAAAAAGGACCTACTCCCAAGAGACAACGGACGTGTGGCATTTGCCACCAGCTTGGTCACACCAGGAAGACATGTCCTCAGGACCACTGA